In the Euphorbia lathyris chromosome 5, ddEupLath1.1, whole genome shotgun sequence genome, one interval contains:
- the LOC136228673 gene encoding probable glutathione S-transferase parC encodes MGEEVILLDSWSSPFSMRVRIALAEKEITYESKEQDLLNKSPLLLEMNPVHKQIPVLIHNGKPIPESLISVQYIDEVWQHNASLLPSDPYQRSQARFWAHFIDNKIHENGKKILITKGEEKEEAKKRFIESLKILEGELGDKEFFGGECFGYVDIALVPFYAWFYTYEMEGNLNIEVECPKLHPWGKRCLQNHSVSNSLPHQQKLYTYFLDIKKSLGI; translated from the exons ATGGGGGAGGAGGTGATTCTGTTGGATTCGTGGTCAAGTCCATTTTCAATGAGAGTTAGGATTGCTTTGgctgaaaaagaaattacatACGAGTCAAAGGAACAGGACTTGCTTAACAAAAGCCCTCTGCTTCTTGAAATGAACCCAGTTCATAAACAGATCCCTGTGCTTATTCACAATGGCAAACCCATTCCTGAATCTCTTATTTCTGTTCAATACATTGATGAGGTATGGCAACACAATGCTTCACTGCTTCCCTCTGACCCTTACCAAAGAAGTCAAGCTAGGTTTTGGGCTCATTTTATTGACAATAAG ATACATGAGAATGGGAAGAAGATATTGATAacaaaaggagaagaaaaagaggaagcCAAGAAGAGATTTATTGAATCATTGAAGATATTGGAAGGAGAGTTAGGGGATAAGGAATTTTTTGGAGGTGAATGTTTTGGGTATGTTGATATTGCACTTGTCCCATTCTATGCATGGTTTTATACTTATGAAATGGAAGGAAATCTCAATATAGAGGTTGAGTGTCCAAAGCTTCATCCATGGGGTAAAAGGTGCCTGCAGAACCATAGCGTTTCCAACTCTCTTCCTCACCAACAAAAGCTCTATACCTACTTCTTGGATATCAAAAAGAGTCTTGGAATTTAG